Part of the Parcubacteria group bacterium genome, GCTTAATGGTTTGGTGTGGCAAAACATCTGGGTCCCACAAAATAGGATGAAAAGTTTTTCGTTCATCATCAATTGCTAATGCCTGATAGGCATTTTCAACAGATTCACTCAATTTAAAATCATGGAATTTATACTGAAGTCCGTAGATACTACCAAGAGATTTTTTCTGAAATCTGGCTTTCGCCTTAATAATCATCTCAATAAATACATTAACTAGTGTAGTTTTTAGGTCAGTCAATTCATCTGGTAGACCCAGCGCATCAACGGTATCATAGCAACCGAGAAATTTAATTCTTGTCCGTATTGTGTGTTGTGTGGATAGAAACTTTTTTACTTCGATTTTACGCTTAGATTCGTCTTCATATTCATAGATTTCATAAGCTTTCTCTACCAGATTAGGGCGAGATTCGGGTATTATGCCAAAGTAGTGAATAAAACTTGATAGGCTGCGAACTGTCGCGGCACCACGACTAAAACCAAACAAATAGATCTGGTCACCTTCTTTAAAGTTTTTGGAAATAAATGTGTAGCAATCCAAAATGTTTTTTGACATACCCGCACCGACAACGTTGCCAGCAACCCTTTGCCCCCAGTTAGTACCTAATCCTGGATCATAGAATGAAACCTGTCGTGAGGTAGAATTTTCAATTATATTGAATAGCTTATAAATATTTGTACTCGGTCCCTTGCCACCTTTCTGCCCCGTACCGTCAGAAAATATCACAATATTTTTGGGCATATTATTTTTACTTATGGAATTGGGAACAGTCACGATTATCTCTAACTAATGAGTGAATATATTGCTGCTGCTATGAACGCAACACCAACCACTATCCATCCTATAGTTCTTACATATCTTTCGGTGTTAATTTCTTGTTTAGAGATACTCTCGTATTCTTTATCGATATTTGTACCGGGCATTTGCTCCCCCCTCAAAAAGTGTTTTTTTGACACCATTCGAACAACACCCTGGTATATTAGGTAGCTTCCAATGAGGATTAGGAAGATTTCGAAGATTATACTTGTCATATTATCTTTGGTTTGTATTTGTACAAATATTTTGAATGATTATTCTTCTTCATTATCTTCGTTATTATCTGACGATGGTGCTGTAATAATATTACCATGCCAATCTACAACAGCGCCACTTGGTGTTGTGTAGGTTTGTTTTGTTGGATCTGTCATTGGTGCTTGCTGTGGTATCTGTACCTGCCCCTCAAAGACACTGATCAATATTTGTCCAACATCAAAAAGTGTTCTTTGGTATTTATTAACTTGAGTTTTCGCAAATTCAACTGCCGCATCAAGCCCTAATACACCCTTAGAATTATCATCAAAATCTGACTTGTAACCCTCAACAACATCTTTTACTGTTAACAGATTTGAGGTACCGCTTATTATTTTCCGAGCTGCTTCTCTAGTAGCAGGTGACAGTAAGAATTGAAGGACCCTCTGGGCAATCTGAGCAACAACTTCACCGCTGGGGTCACTCATAGTTATCGGATTATTCCCAGAATAACTATATGAATTTAAGAGTTGCGGATTTGAAAGTACTGCCTCTCTGTTAATTTCTCCCGGTTTTTTATTAACCGTCAGAATATATTCCAACATCGGTTTCATCATCGCAACATCTCGCGCTACTGGATCCTGGCTCATAAACTGACCTCTTGAGTTTTGATAATATCGTGCGTTCAAATAATTCAACGAAGTTTCAGTGTCAAAGCGCTCTCCTATGT contains:
- a CDS encoding DUF2235 domain-containing protein, with product MPKNIVIFSDGTGQKGGKGPSTNIYKLFNIIENSTSRQVSFYDPGLGTNWGQRVAGNVVGAGMSKNILDCYTFISKNFKEGDQIYLFGFSRGAATVRSLSSFIHYFGIIPESRPNLVEKAYEIYEYEDESKRKIEVKKFLSTQHTIRTRIKFLGCYDTVDALGLPDELTDLKTTLVNVFIEMIIKAKARFQKKSLGSIYGLQYKFHDFKLSESVENAYQALAIDDERKTFHPILWDPDVLPHQTIKQVWFCGMHTDVGGGYDEQELSDIPLVWMKKKAVNHGLHINPENSLSINGDVNGYMHNSRNGLVNSSYHKKQRSWDSNRKDKPVVHKSVLQRNKNVNNNDNPPYKPWILDLEYEIEQ